One region of Candidatus Peribacteraceae bacterium genomic DNA includes:
- the queA gene encoding tRNA preQ1(34) S-adenosylmethionine ribosyltransferase-isomerase QueA produces MASFQDILGLYDFHCPRERIAQAPADPRDSARLLVYDRRTGGTADAVFRDIGGVLPPRSLLVFNETKVIPAKLTLWRITGGMVSLLILGRTGELLRALADKKLRIGEQLSLPAGHTFTVDGSDGREWLLLPTFPAERWIDACEEIGEMPLPPYIKETPLSPAEQRREYQSVFARNTGSIAAPTASLHFTERLLGKLQKSGHDTAFVTLHVHLGTFAPLTEEQWKKGSLHREEYAIHPGTVQLIEQAKREKRPVIAVGTTVVRTLESASDANGHIVKPSGHTNLFIKEGYKFRLVDGLITNFHVPKSSLLMLVSAFASPKGAPFGGRSKILDLYRHALEGEYRFFSFGDGMMIL; encoded by the coding sequence ATGGCTTCCTTCCAGGACATCCTGGGCCTGTACGACTTCCACTGTCCGCGCGAACGCATTGCGCAGGCTCCGGCCGACCCGCGGGACAGCGCGCGGCTCCTCGTCTACGACCGGCGGACGGGAGGGACCGCCGATGCGGTGTTCCGGGACATCGGGGGCGTGCTGCCGCCGCGCTCCCTCCTGGTCTTCAACGAGACCAAGGTGATCCCCGCCAAGCTCACGCTGTGGAGGATTACGGGCGGCATGGTCTCCCTCCTCATCCTGGGGCGCACGGGGGAACTGCTCCGCGCGCTCGCGGACAAGAAGCTGCGCATCGGCGAGCAGCTCTCGCTCCCCGCCGGGCACACCTTTACCGTGGACGGGTCGGACGGCAGGGAGTGGCTCCTCCTGCCAACGTTCCCCGCGGAACGCTGGATCGACGCCTGCGAGGAAATCGGGGAGATGCCGCTGCCCCCCTACATCAAGGAGACGCCGCTCAGCCCCGCGGAGCAGCGGCGGGAATACCAGTCCGTCTTCGCGCGGAACACGGGATCCATCGCCGCGCCCACGGCGTCGCTCCACTTTACGGAGCGGCTGCTCGGCAAGCTGCAGAAGTCCGGCCACGACACCGCGTTCGTCACGCTGCACGTCCACTTGGGGACGTTCGCCCCCCTCACCGAGGAGCAGTGGAAAAAAGGGTCACTCCACCGCGAGGAGTACGCCATCCATCCCGGCACCGTCCAATTGATCGAGCAGGCGAAGCGGGAGAAGCGGCCGGTGATCGCCGTAGGCACCACGGTCGTCCGCACGTTGGAATCCGCTTCCGATGCCAACGGCCACATCGTCAAACCTTCCGGCCACACGAACCTCTTCATCAAAGAGGGGTACAAATTTCGGCTTGTAGACGGGCTGATCACGAATTTCCATGTCCCCAAATCCAGCCTCCTCATGCTCGTTTCCGCCTTCGCAAGCCCCAAGGGGGCTCCCTTCGGGGGCCGCTCGAAGATCCTGGATCTCTACCGGCATGCCCTGGAGGGGGAGTACCGGTTCTTCTCGTTCGGGGATGGGATGATGATTTTATGA
- a CDS encoding DUF5671 domain-containing protein, whose product MAARTTPKDVFLHLLAIVMLYVSVTSILTLLFQYVNELFPDVLTAEFSYRAGANLELIRTAAAALIIVFPVYLLVSWLLQRDRKQDPAKGDLPVRRWLLNLTLFLAALIIIVDLVTLMYHFLSGELTMRFLLKVVAVLLTAAAVFGYYLWELRQTASKSRVPQYSAIASGIVALLAVVAGFFIIGSPFYQRQLRFDNRRISDLATLQNQVVEFWINKDRLPSTVDELRNELQGYIPPRDPVTDQPYEYRSVSSLSFEFCAEFATEQTKEDANRTPYGGPYGEPQAELWAHGKGRACFTRTIDPEMYTQQRLYQKGVPAETVPL is encoded by the coding sequence ATGGCTGCACGCACCACGCCCAAGGACGTCTTCCTGCACCTGCTCGCCATCGTCATGCTCTACGTGAGCGTCACGAGCATCCTCACGCTGCTCTTCCAGTACGTCAACGAGCTGTTCCCGGACGTGCTGACCGCGGAATTCAGCTACCGCGCGGGCGCCAACCTGGAATTGATCCGCACGGCGGCCGCCGCGCTCATCATCGTCTTCCCCGTGTACCTCCTCGTCTCGTGGCTGCTGCAACGCGACAGGAAACAGGACCCGGCAAAGGGGGACCTCCCCGTGCGCCGCTGGCTCCTGAACCTCACGCTCTTCCTCGCCGCCCTCATCATCATCGTGGATCTGGTGACGCTCATGTACCACTTCCTCAGCGGGGAACTGACCATGCGCTTCCTCCTCAAGGTGGTCGCCGTACTGCTCACGGCCGCGGCGGTGTTCGGGTACTACCTGTGGGAACTGCGGCAGACCGCCTCCAAGTCCCGCGTGCCGCAGTACAGCGCCATCGCCTCGGGCATCGTGGCCCTGCTGGCGGTGGTCGCCGGATTCTTCATCATCGGCTCGCCGTTCTACCAGCGGCAACTGCGTTTCGATAACCGCCGCATCAGCGACCTCGCCACCCTCCAGAACCAGGTGGTGGAATTTTGGATCAACAAGGACCGCCTCCCTTCCACCGTCGATGAACTCCGCAACGAGCTCCAGGGCTACATCCCCCCGCGGGATCCCGTGACGGATCAACCCTACGAGTACCGATCCGTCTCCTCCCTTTCCTTTGAGTTCTGCGCCGAGTTCGCCACGGAGCAGACGAAGGAAGACGCCAACCGGACCCCCTACGGTGGCCCGTACGGCGAACCCCAGGCGGAGCTGTGGGCCCACGGCAAGGGGCGCGCCTGCTTCACCCGCACCATCGACCCGGAGATGTATACGCAGCAGCGGTTGTACCAGAAGGGGGTCCCTGCGGAGACCGTACCGCTGTAA
- a CDS encoding LssY C-terminal domain-containing protein: MNPLPLPQASKRRRMRKKRGPKAAAVRRGTRSVFMLLACYVLTSYIVLPFAWRVVEGKAFADAPTLTENRIGIPGDPLNVALIGEREEVIRALLLAGWQPADPLTLKTVLSTAASILLNRPYPTAPVSNLYLWDRKQDLAFQKMTGKRPTQRHHVRLWLAPPDGGDGLLAVTPRNGGRPLWIGAATFDRTVGFNRFTGQLTHHIDPAIDAERDTLMGDLRAAKQLVELLRVHDMNTNTEGRNAQGDRYVTDGDLALGIIHSANTPQE; this comes from the coding sequence ATGAATCCTCTCCCCCTCCCACAGGCTTCCAAGCGCCGCCGCATGCGGAAGAAGCGCGGTCCCAAGGCCGCAGCCGTACGGCGCGGGACGCGCAGCGTGTTCATGCTCCTCGCCTGCTACGTGCTCACAAGCTACATCGTGCTGCCGTTCGCCTGGCGGGTGGTGGAGGGAAAAGCCTTCGCGGACGCGCCCACCCTCACCGAGAACAGAATAGGCATCCCGGGCGACCCCCTCAACGTGGCCCTCATCGGCGAGCGCGAGGAAGTGATCCGCGCCCTGCTCCTGGCGGGATGGCAGCCCGCGGATCCCCTGACCCTCAAGACCGTCCTCTCCACCGCGGCGAGCATCCTCCTCAACCGCCCCTACCCCACGGCCCCCGTGAGCAACCTGTACCTGTGGGACCGCAAGCAGGACCTGGCGTTCCAGAAGATGACGGGCAAGCGCCCCACGCAGCGCCACCACGTGCGCCTGTGGCTCGCGCCCCCCGACGGCGGGGACGGCCTGCTGGCTGTGACGCCGCGGAACGGCGGGCGCCCCCTGTGGATCGGGGCGGCCACGTTCGACCGCACGGTGGGCTTCAACCGCTTCACGGGACAGCTCACCCACCACATCGACCCCGCCATCGATGCCGAACGCGACACGCTCATGGGGGACCTACGCGCCGCCAAGCAGCTCGTCGAGCTCCTGCGCGTGCACGACATGAACACGAATACGGAAGGCCGCAACGCGCAGGGGGACCGCTATGTGACGGACGGGGACTTGGCTTTGGGAATCATCCACTCCGCAAACACGCCGCAGGAGTGA
- a CDS encoding AI-2E family transporter, protein MPNGPAASAKSRMPKGMDLPENVVGRFSPLTVTKAFFASLAVVGGVLLAYLLRKTLLLLLIGLFIAAVIDPGVQRLEGWGIPRSIAVLIHYVLFFGLAVFLFLSLVPIIAEQLTELASLSTAEVNRFLLRPEVELPILPEDWNRELSLLLQSTLQHLSVEKIPDMLREFASSLSTFARGSLQFATGLATSVLWFVIDTLVVLLFAFFFEMERDRTLPWLLQFLSPAQRTYTERKLNHVYVKLSQWAKGQLALCLIIGTLVFLVLTVLRMPYALTLAMLAGFTEFIPYVGPFLAAIPGVLIAVSQGDIVWALIVALCYYAVQWSENNLIVPIIMRHAVDVSPVATIFAMLVGVSFPTVIHPILGILLSIPAASIAGIFLDDLRRPSKTVV, encoded by the coding sequence ATGCCGAACGGACCTGCCGCCTCCGCGAAAAGCCGCATGCCCAAGGGGATGGACCTCCCGGAGAACGTGGTGGGCCGGTTCTCCCCCCTCACGGTCACCAAGGCGTTCTTCGCTTCCCTCGCCGTGGTCGGTGGCGTTCTTTTGGCCTATCTGTTGCGGAAAACACTATTGCTGTTGCTCATCGGCCTCTTCATCGCCGCCGTCATCGATCCCGGCGTGCAGCGCCTGGAGGGATGGGGGATCCCGCGGAGCATCGCCGTGCTCATCCACTACGTGCTCTTCTTCGGCCTGGCCGTGTTCCTGTTCCTCTCCCTCGTCCCCATCATCGCCGAACAATTGACGGAGCTGGCCTCGCTCTCCACGGCGGAAGTGAACCGGTTCCTCCTCCGGCCCGAGGTGGAGCTGCCCATCCTCCCCGAAGACTGGAACCGCGAGCTCTCGCTCCTCCTCCAGAGCACGCTGCAGCACCTCTCGGTGGAGAAGATCCCGGACATGCTCCGGGAATTCGCCTCGTCGCTCTCCACCTTCGCGCGGGGTTCGCTGCAGTTCGCCACCGGCCTCGCCACGTCCGTGCTGTGGTTCGTCATCGACACCCTCGTGGTGCTCCTCTTCGCCTTCTTCTTCGAGATGGAACGGGACCGCACGCTCCCCTGGCTCCTGCAGTTCCTCTCGCCGGCGCAGCGGACGTACACGGAACGCAAGTTGAACCACGTCTACGTCAAGCTCTCGCAGTGGGCCAAAGGCCAGCTGGCCCTCTGCCTCATCATCGGCACGCTGGTGTTCCTTGTGCTCACCGTCCTGCGGATGCCCTACGCCCTCACGCTCGCCATGCTTGCCGGCTTCACCGAGTTCATTCCCTACGTGGGGCCCTTCCTCGCCGCCATCCCGGGCGTGCTCATCGCCGTCAGCCAGGGGGACATCGTGTGGGCGCTCATCGTCGCGCTCTGCTACTACGCCGTGCAGTGGAGCGAGAACAACCTCATCGTCCCCATCATCATGCGGCACGCCGTGGACGTCTCCCCCGTGGCCACCATCTTCGCCATGTTGGTGGGCGTCAGCTTCCCCACCGTCATCCACCCCATCCTGGGCATCCTCCTCTCCATCCCCGCAGCGAGCATCGCGGGCATTTTCCTCGATGACTTGCGGAGACCGTCAAAAACGGTGGTATAA